From Streptomyces sp. GSL17-111, one genomic window encodes:
- the tmk gene encoding dTMP kinase: MTRAEQPTAGNSASEALAADSRERAVRALVRYAPLRRLWSASYVSGIGDALALLVLTLLAVQAAVRVELTGGETVFGGGYQGAALAVTAVFATRLLATLLFGAVLLGPVSSLVTPGGALDRRWTMVGADGLRAALLIVAPLWITWTPNSAYAFLLITVFLAGVAERLWTVAKDSAAPALLPEPPPEGAAVRPLPDQHEALRRLWARSAFLAFPAAAVVLLAVTLLGNLLGTGITWFSEHQAALSSYVAAGMFAASISLLVMMTVPATQTPRPRSPLEGLRRPRTAAGTDKGRTGSIPPLVIAAAAVAAAVAGAVAVGVLQAFDVGGGPVTYALLVLALTGGTTGGIRWAGHVLPGLPRRRVLALALIVTGSGLLLTGLVADTATMLAAALLSGLAAGVAARSAHTVLDQETEEARRSRMTEHLGAVVRLTVALAALAAPTLAALIGDQRVESGRFVFAHGGAAFVLMLLGALVLPVAALVLTRVDDRQGVPLRRDLLDALRGGDPAQAPAGTGFFIALEGGDGAGKSTQAEALAEWIRGKGHEVVVTREPGATPLGKRLRSIVLDVSSAGLSDRAEALLYAADRAEHVESVVRPALERGAVVITDRYIDSSVAYQGAGRDLSPSEIARISRWATGGLVPHLTVLLDISPETARERFTEAPDRLESESSEFHQRVRAGFLALAAADPARYLVVDAGQEAESVTGVVRYRLDQVLPLSEQEIRERAEARRKAEEERKRREAEEAARRAEEERRKAEAERLERERQEELARLERERQEELARQERERQAELARQRAEEEAREQERRRQEAEAARRAAEARIAEETRRRAEEMRAQAEEERRRREAEEAARRAEQERLARQHEEEKRLRQEAADRRAEKQRKAEEALLRSEQSRAARRPERSPTAAPDEDTVQVPRVPDAASGEDETRVLPQVPADEQSEAAPADRTRELPQPPAAGEPEDVTRELPRLDTEGRARPRPAWAEETPMDDLPTLADELLGPHRAPDDAPAEDAPTHDAPTHDAPAGDAPADEGRSTTEGRGKDGGGSGRTGSDGKG; this comes from the coding sequence ATGACGCGTGCAGAGCAGCCAACGGCGGGCAACTCCGCCTCCGAAGCCCTCGCCGCGGACTCCCGCGAGCGTGCCGTACGGGCTCTGGTCCGCTACGCCCCGCTGCGGCGGCTGTGGAGCGCAAGCTATGTCAGCGGTATCGGGGACGCCCTGGCGTTGCTGGTCCTGACCCTCCTCGCCGTCCAGGCGGCCGTCCGCGTCGAGCTGACCGGCGGCGAAACCGTGTTCGGCGGCGGCTACCAGGGTGCCGCCCTGGCCGTCACGGCCGTGTTCGCCACCCGCCTCCTCGCCACGCTGCTCTTCGGCGCCGTCCTGCTCGGCCCGGTCTCCTCCCTCGTCACGCCGGGCGGCGCGCTCGACCGTCGCTGGACGATGGTCGGAGCCGACGGCCTCCGGGCCGCGCTGCTGATCGTGGCACCGCTGTGGATCACCTGGACGCCGAACAGCGCCTACGCCTTCCTCCTCATCACCGTCTTCCTGGCCGGTGTGGCCGAGCGGCTGTGGACGGTCGCCAAGGACAGCGCGGCCCCCGCCCTGCTGCCCGAGCCGCCGCCCGAGGGCGCCGCCGTACGGCCGCTTCCGGACCAGCACGAGGCGCTGCGCCGCCTGTGGGCCCGCAGCGCGTTCCTGGCCTTCCCCGCAGCGGCCGTCGTCCTGCTGGCCGTCACCCTGCTCGGCAATCTGCTGGGCACGGGCATCACCTGGTTCAGCGAGCACCAGGCCGCCCTGTCGTCGTACGTGGCGGCCGGGATGTTCGCCGCGTCGATCTCCCTGCTCGTCATGATGACGGTGCCCGCCACGCAGACGCCCCGGCCGCGTTCCCCGCTGGAGGGGCTGCGCCGTCCCCGGACGGCCGCCGGTACGGACAAGGGGCGCACCGGCTCGATCCCACCGCTCGTCATCGCGGCCGCCGCGGTGGCCGCCGCGGTGGCCGGTGCCGTCGCGGTGGGCGTGCTGCAGGCGTTCGACGTCGGCGGCGGCCCGGTGACGTACGCCCTCCTCGTCCTGGCCCTGACGGGCGGCACGACGGGCGGCATCCGGTGGGCCGGCCACGTGCTGCCCGGTCTGCCCCGGCGGCGCGTGCTGGCGCTCGCCCTCATCGTCACCGGCTCCGGGCTCCTGCTGACCGGGCTGGTCGCGGACACGGCGACGATGCTCGCCGCCGCGCTTCTCAGCGGGCTGGCCGCCGGTGTGGCCGCCCGGTCCGCGCACACCGTGCTGGACCAGGAGACGGAGGAGGCGCGCCGCTCGCGGATGACCGAGCACCTCGGCGCCGTCGTCCGGCTCACCGTCGCGCTCGCCGCGCTCGCCGCCCCGACGCTGGCCGCACTCATCGGCGACCAGCGGGTGGAGAGCGGCAGGTTCGTGTTCGCCCACGGCGGCGCCGCCTTCGTCCTGATGCTGCTCGGTGCGCTGGTGCTGCCCGTCGCCGCCCTGGTGCTGACGCGGGTCGACGACCGGCAGGGCGTCCCGCTGCGCCGCGACCTGCTCGACGCGCTGCGCGGCGGCGACCCGGCCCAGGCCCCGGCCGGCACCGGGTTCTTCATCGCCCTGGAGGGCGGGGACGGCGCGGGCAAGTCCACCCAGGCCGAGGCGCTCGCGGAGTGGATACGCGGCAAGGGCCACGAGGTCGTCGTCACCCGTGAGCCGGGCGCCACACCGCTCGGCAAGCGGCTGCGCTCCATCGTGCTGGACGTGTCGTCGGCCGGCCTGTCGGACCGGGCCGAGGCCCTGCTGTACGCGGCGGACCGCGCCGAGCACGTCGAGTCCGTCGTCCGTCCGGCCCTCGAACGCGGGGCGGTCGTCATCACCGACCGCTACATCGACTCCTCGGTGGCCTACCAGGGCGCGGGCCGGGACCTGTCGCCGTCGGAGATCGCCCGCATCTCCCGCTGGGCGACCGGCGGTCTCGTCCCGCATCTGACCGTCCTGCTGGACATCTCCCCGGAGACCGCGCGGGAGCGCTTCACCGAGGCCCCCGACCGCCTGGAGTCGGAGTCCTCCGAGTTCCACCAGCGCGTACGTGCGGGCTTCCTGGCGCTGGCGGCGGCCGATCCGGCCCGCTACCTCGTCGTGGACGCCGGCCAGGAGGCCGAGTCCGTCACCGGTGTCGTCCGGTACCGCCTCGACCAGGTGCTCCCGCTGTCCGAGCAGGAGATCCGGGAGCGTGCGGAGGCGCGCCGCAAGGCGGAGGAGGAGCGCAAGCGCCGCGAGGCCGAGGAGGCCGCCCGCCGCGCCGAGGAGGAGCGTCGCAAGGCCGAGGCGGAGCGCCTGGAGCGGGAGCGTCAGGAGGAGCTCGCGCGGCTGGAACGGGAGCGTCAGGAGGAGCTGGCCCGGCAGGAGCGGGAGCGTCAGGCCGAGCTGGCCCGGCAGCGCGCCGAGGAGGAGGCCAGGGAACAGGAGCGGCGCCGTCAGGAGGCGGAGGCCGCCCGACGTGCCGCCGAGGCCCGCATCGCCGAGGAGACGCGCCGCCGGGCCGAGGAGATGCGCGCCCAGGCGGAGGAGGAGCGCAGGCGCCGGGAGGCCGAGGAGGCCGCGCGCCGCGCCGAGCAGGAGCGGCTGGCTCGGCAGCACGAGGAGGAGAAGCGGCTGCGCCAGGAGGCGGCGGACCGGCGTGCGGAGAAGCAGCGCAAGGCGGAGGAGGCGCTGCTGCGGTCGGAGCAGAGCCGCGCCGCGCGGCGGCCGGAGCGGTCGCCGACCGCCGCCCCCGACGAGGACACCGTGCAGGTGCCACGCGTGCCGGACGCCGCGAGCGGTGAGGACGAGACGCGGGTGCTGCCCCAGGTGCCCGCCGACGAGCAGTCCGAGGCGGCCCCGGCTGACCGGACGCGCGAGCTGCCGCAGCCGCCCGCCGCGGGCGAGCCCGAGGACGTCACCCGCGAACTGCCGCGGCTCGACACCGAGGGACGCGCCCGGCCGCGTCCCGCCTGGGCCGAGGAGACGCCTATGGACGACCTGCCGACGCTGGCGGACGAACTGCTCGGCCCCCACCGCGCCCCCGACGACGCCCCGGCCGAGGACGCGCCGACCCACGATGCGCCGACCCACGACGCCCCGGCCGGGGACGCCCCGGCCGACGAGGGCCGGAGCACGACGGAAGGCCGCGGCAAGGACGGTGGGGGAAGCGGGCGTACCGGGAGCGACGGGAAGGGCTGA
- a CDS encoding DNA polymerase III subunit delta', whose amino-acid sequence MAVWDDLVGQDRVASQLTAAARDADAYVTAHARAGADAAAAHVAADTTAESAIAAGSSMTHAWLFTGPPGSGRSTAARAFAAALQCVSPDRALGGAPGCGFCDGCHTALVGTHADVDVVRTEQLTIGVKETRELVRRAQLSPAGGRWQVIVLEDADRLTEGAGNVLLKAVEEPAPRTVWLLCAPSTEDVLPTIRSRCRHLGLRTPPGAAVADLLARRDGIDPALAAACAHATGGHIGRARRLATDERARARRTAVLRLPLRVDTVGGCLTAAQELIDAATEDAKQVAEELDARETDDLRAALGGTEGKRMPRGTAGAMKELEDRQKRRATRTQRDSLDLALTDLAGFYRDVLAHQLGAVPAHPVPDQGLSAAEGVARVAAGSRPEQTLRRMEAILECREALERNVAPLLAVEAMTLALRAG is encoded by the coding sequence ATGGCGGTGTGGGACGACCTGGTCGGCCAGGACAGGGTGGCGAGCCAGCTCACCGCCGCCGCCCGGGACGCCGACGCCTACGTCACCGCACACGCCCGGGCCGGCGCCGACGCGGCGGCGGCGCACGTCGCGGCCGACACCACCGCCGAGTCCGCCATCGCCGCCGGTTCGTCCATGACGCACGCCTGGCTGTTCACCGGGCCGCCCGGCTCCGGCCGGTCCACGGCCGCCCGCGCCTTCGCCGCCGCCCTGCAGTGCGTCAGCCCCGACCGCGCCCTCGGCGGCGCCCCCGGCTGCGGCTTCTGCGACGGCTGCCACACCGCGCTCGTCGGCACCCACGCCGACGTGGACGTCGTCCGGACCGAGCAGCTGACCATCGGCGTCAAGGAGACGCGTGAACTCGTGCGGCGCGCCCAGCTGTCCCCCGCCGGAGGCCGCTGGCAGGTGATCGTCCTGGAGGACGCCGACCGGCTCACGGAAGGAGCCGGCAACGTCCTGCTGAAGGCCGTCGAGGAGCCCGCACCGCGCACGGTCTGGCTGCTGTGCGCCCCCTCGACGGAGGACGTGCTCCCCACCATCCGCTCCCGCTGCCGCCACCTGGGCCTGCGGACCCCGCCCGGCGCGGCCGTGGCCGACCTCCTTGCCCGGCGGGACGGCATCGACCCCGCGCTCGCCGCCGCCTGCGCGCACGCCACCGGCGGCCACATCGGCCGCGCCCGCCGCCTCGCCACGGACGAACGGGCGCGTGCCCGCCGCACCGCCGTCCTGCGGCTGCCGCTGCGCGTCGACACGGTCGGCGGCTGCCTCACCGCCGCGCAGGAGCTCATCGACGCCGCCACCGAGGACGCCAAGCAGGTCGCCGAGGAGCTCGACGCCCGCGAGACGGACGACCTGCGCGCCGCGCTCGGCGGCACCGAGGGCAAACGCATGCCGCGCGGCACGGCGGGCGCGATGAAGGAGCTGGAGGACCGGCAGAAGCGGCGCGCCACCCGCACCCAGCGGGACTCCCTGGACCTCGCCCTCACCGACCTCGCCGGCTTCTACCGCGACGTCCTCGCCCACCAGCTCGGCGCGGTCCCCGCCCACCCCGTGCCGGACCAGGGCCTGTCCGCCGCCGAGGGCGTCGCCCGCGTCGCGGCCGGCTCCCGGCCCGAGCAGACACTCCGACGCATGGAGGCGATCCTGGAGTGCCGGGAGGCGCTGGAACGCAACGTCGCGCCGCTCCTCGCCGTCGAAGCCATGACCCTCGCGCTGCGCGCGGGCTGA